The sequence below is a genomic window from Fuerstiella sp..
AGGCCGACAACTCAACAACACCGTGTCCATCAAAGTCCGCACGTACCATGGCATTTGGTCCCAACGTCAGCAGTAATCCGCGGACACCAATCAGGTTCGTATGCTTTTCATTTCCGGCAGGCACTGTGACGAAGTGTTCACCTTCAACGGGAATAAAACTGTCAGTCATAATTCACTTGATTCTCTGGTTAAAGGGTTAAAGGGTTAAAGGGACTGTTGGCCGGCAACGCGATCTGTATTTTTGGGCTGCAGGACTGGACGCACGTCTGGCTATTAGTCATGAACAATCAGTCGAACTGACGATTTCCAGAACTGGGTTCCTGTGCTGTAACTCCCGAAAGAAAGATCAGCATTCGAATCCACAGCCTCGTAGCTGTAGCTCTACAAGTCGCTGTTGACACACGCCCTGTCGACGACGATCCTTGGCACGGCGATACAACTGCACTAGTCGCTGCAGACAGCTGGAGCACGTCATGGCTTTAATACTTGTCATCCCCAAATCCCTCACCACCCGGTGAGCTTCTCTGCTCCGATCGGCTTTGCAGAGCAGACATGCCAGACCAATTTTGTATCGAGCATTACCAGAATCCAGTTTCAACGCCCGTCGCATCAGACACTCAACAGTGGTAGACGGATAGCCGGACTTATCACAGTAATAACCCAGGTCGTAGCACGCCTGAGCACATTCCGGATCCGCCTGCAGAGCTTTACGACAGGCGTGAATGGACAGGTGCGGTTGCCGGACGATGTACAGCCCCATTGCCAGCTGCAGATACTCATTCGCAGTCAGTGAATCGTTCTGCAACAACCGAACTAAAATTCTTCTGGCCGGAGCGGTACGCCCCAGGTTGGCACAGGACAGGGCCAGCGAAATTCGACTGCTGTTTTCCAGGTAAACAATCCTGGCACCGCGCCGAAAGGCGGCCACTGCCAGAGGATAGTTGCCGGTGGAGTGGTGCACGTTTCCGTACAATTCCCAGGCTCGGCCATCACGTGGATTGCGGCGGACACAGCGCCGAAGGATACGTTTGGCAACTTTTGTATTACGACTGTGATACGCTTTTTCGGCTGCGCGATGCATACGCGCCACGTCCACTGTCAGGGTTGTCGTGTCTACAACGGCAATCATCTAAACCATCCCGTGATTAATATTGAGCAGCACCGTGTGTCAGTCCCTGCTGTTATCGCGTGTTTGACGCTGTACAAAATGCTGTTCAAAACCACGGTCTTCAAACAGATGCGAATTTCTCACCGATCTGTTCGGCTTGGGCCGTTCGAAAGGACTCAGTCTGCGCGGGTGTTCTGCCTCCCGCATTCGGCCAGCCGAGTTCAAAAACCGACGCAGGTCAAACATCAGCATTTCGATACACCAATTCACTCCGAAGATCAGTGCTGTCAAAACCACGATCAAACCAAAAATTTTGAGATGTATGAAAATGAGGTGCATGGTCCGAACCGGAATCCTGTTTTCAGCGGAGAAGTCCTGTCAATTCTGTCGAGTCCCTCGAACGTCTTTGTTTATCTGATTCAGACAGATAATTTTTCCAGTTGCAGCATCCGCTGGCGGGCGATCACCGTACGTCGAAAGTCCTGTCTCCGTTCGTAAATACGCGTCATTTTTTCCATACAGCTGAGACACTCGATCGATTCAATCTGCTGATTGCTGAGTTCACTGATGAGTTCGTAGGCCTCCTCGTAACGTCTGTTTATGCAAAACAGCCCCGCCAGCCCCACCCGATAACAGATAACGTCAGGTGCCAGAGCAATGGCACGCCGGACCAGAGGAACAATGCGGTCCACCGATTTCCCCAGCCGTCCCAGATAGAATCCCTGGTCGTAAAAGGCCTGAGCGCAGTTTGAATCCCGTCGAGCAATCACCCGACAAAGCTGAATCGCCTCCTCAGACTGATTAATCTGGTCCAGTCCGGTGGCGATCTGCAGCAGCAGACTGTTGGAAAGGGTGAGATTTTTACCCAGTTCGATCAATAGGTCATGCGATAGCTGCGTACGACCAATTTTTGCATACCCATGTGCCAGACAGACTTGGGCCACCGATCGCAGGGGCACCTGTGACGAAGCTCGTTCCAAACTGTTCACAGAACAGCCGTAATGTCCGGTGGCATACGTAGCCAGTCCCAGAAGTTCGTAACTTCTGGGATCCTCAGGCACCTGTTCAAAGCACTGCTCCAGCAACAGCAGGGCTTCCTGAAAGTTGGATGCCTCCAATTCATGCTGTGCAGCAGCACGCAGCGATTCCAATGGCTGTGAATCAATCATCGTGTCTTACTTTCCGGACCAGTGACCTGCACCAAAACCACAAATTCCGTTGTTTATGAGAACAGCACGCACAGCCGCTGCCGCGAATAGCCGCAATGTTCGATGGCTATGGTCGCTTTTCCCAGGGCCCTGCCTCGTCATCATTCTGTCCGGCCAATGAAAAACCTGGTCAATTGAACTCTGTATCGAATCACTTGAGGCAGCACTTATGGCTCGCCGTTTTCCTGATGAAACGCACAAAGCCTGACAACACCCCACTGAGTTCCCCAACAAAACGATATGATACTGAGTCTCAGTCTCAGTTAATGTAGGCAGCTTCAGGCATGGATGCAATGCTCAAATTATTGTTTTTTTTGATGTGTCAATTTTTTGTGCTGCCGTCGAACGCACCCCGTCATCCGCCCAAGAACCGTCGACGCAGTAACGAAGCACCTCAACCCGCGTATTCAGGGAGCGTGAAGCAGTGATGGATGACGGGGTGGCAGGTGGCAGAAAGAAATGCTGCTTAAGTGGCTGATTAACCTGCGCGGGCACTGTGGATCTCCACAAAGTTCTCCGTCGCGTTTAAGCCACTCCGGCGGGACCCACCGCAGAAGACATCTCACTCCTGTTGTTCGCACTGGCCCTGGTCTGCCTGGCAACTCAAGGTTTGTTGGCCGGGGCACCGACAATATTTCAAACTGTCGTCCGGTCCGGTTCATATCAATATCGCATGAAATCCAACGTTCGGGTTTGCGGTTTCATTCCCATGTTCTATTGGTGGTCGTCGTTCCGTAAAGAATGGACACCGGCCTGTTGTCGGTCCAACGTCAATTCCAGTCACCAGGTCACTCAACTCACTTCCTCAAAGGCAGCTCCATGACAAACGACGAAGCCCTGGCAGAACTGGCAAAGATCCGCACACCCATCGTTTATGATGCCCTCGAAAAATTCGATCTTCGTCCACGCACCGAAGGTCTCATGGACACTTCCATCCGATCCGTTTCTCCGTCTCTGGGCCCGCTCGTCGGATACGCGGTGACCGGAAAGGTTGTCGGTGAATTACCACCGGCCGAAGGGGAACGAATTGTGGAATGGCAGCAAATGTGGGAATACGTACAAAGGGCCCCCGGTCCGAAGGTGATGGTTTCTCAGGACATGGACCAGCCAGCGGCACGCAGTTGTTCCTGGGGCGACGTGGCCGCCAGTATCTTTTTGCGTCTGGGGGCGGTGGGAGCAATTACCAATGGAGGAGTGCGTGATCTGCCGGAAGTCGAACAGCTCGGTTTCAAACTTTGCGCACCGGCCGCGGTCGTGGGGCATGCCCACATTCGCTGGATAGAAATCAACACACCCGTGAAAGTTGGTGGTTTGGTTGTTTATCCTGGCGATCTCATCCATGCCGACGAACACGGTGTGATGACGATTCCTCAGGAAATTCCCCTCGACCAGCTGGTCTCCTTTATTCACAAATTTCTGGAATCGGAAAAGACGGTTGTGGACTATTGTCAGACAACAGAAAATTTTGACATCAACCACGTCGTGCAGTTGATGAAAGAACACGGCGAACGTACTCAGGCGCACATGTAAATGATTATGGTGCGACGTGCTGAAGTGTTACGGATGGTCGAAGACATTCGATGCAACAAGGGCTGACCGGTTTGTCAGCCTGCACCCCGTCTGGCTCTGCAGTGACAGCATAGCCAGACATTGAATGTGAGTCCGGCTCCGGTCACAATATCAGGGTTTCGAGTCAGCGTTTCGAACAGTGTCTGTTTTCATGGTTTGGGTCTTCAATGCGACGTGCGAACAATATTCCAACGGATATGGCGATATTGATCGGCCGGCTCTTAGTGGGGCTGTTGGCGGTTACGGCTACGGTGTCGGCAGAGCAACAGCCGATCACGGCTGAGCAACAAGCGTTTGTTCAGAACAAAGTGATCCCGCTGCTGCAGGCGCGATGCTTCGAATGTCACGCGGGGACCGCCAAGCCGAAAGGGGGGCTGGTACTGGTCAACCGCGAACTGTTGTTGAAAGGCGGAGACAGTGGCCCGTCGATAGTACCGGGGAAACCTGATGAAAGCCTGATGATTGAAGCCGTTCGATACGAGGGACTGGAAATGCCCCCCAGATCGAAAATGCCTGAAGCGGAAATCGGGATTCTGGTCGACTGGATACGAATGGGTGCTCCATGGCCGCAAGGTCTTCAGGCTTCCCAAACGCCTATCACCCCCCCCGTAGCGTTTCCGTTAAAAGAACGCCGGGACGCGCACTGGTCCTGGCAACCCATCCAAAATCCTCAGCCGCCCAACGTCCGGAATTCGACGTGGCCGACTGATACCATTGATCGTTTTATTCTGGCTCGCCTGGAAGACGCAGACCTGCCGATGGCCGGGGACGCCGATCGACAAACACTCATTCGTCGCCTTTATATCGACATCATCGGACTGGTTCCGACACCGGAAAATATCCGGCGATTCACTGATGATCCGGCCGATGACCTGACTGCGACAGCAACGGTGGTTGATCGGCTGCTGGCTTCACCTCAGTTTGGTGAACGTTGGGCCCGGCACTGGCTGGATGTGGTCCGTTATGCTGAAACACTGGGACATGAATTCGATTATCCTCTGCTGCACGCATGGCAGTACCGCGACTATGTGATCAGAGCATTCAATGCAGACGTGCCCTGGGACGACTTTACCCGCGAGCACATCGCCGGCGACCTGCTGCCGGAGCCTCGCCGTCATCCGGTGGAAAGCTACAACGAATCTTTGATTGGCACCGGTTTTTGGTTCCTGCATGAAGCCAAACACTCACCGGTGGACGTGGAATATGAAGAATCCGTCAAGATCGACAATCAGATCGATGTGTTTGGCCGCGCATTCATGGGACTCACCGTGGCCTGCGCCCGGTGTCACGACCACAAGTTCGATGCGATTTCCACCCGGGACTATTATGCTCTGTACGGTATCCTGCAAAGTTCGCGGCGACGAACCGGATGGCTGGACCCGGGAAACAGCATTGGCCGAACAACTGCAGAACTGAGCAAACTCAGAAGCCAGGTCGACAGGCTCGTCGCCACGTTACAGCAACAGGATCTGAAATCCGGAACGGCCCTGCGTTATGCCGGCGCAGCACTGGACGTCTTCCGCGGTCAGGCACAGCCTGGCGAACAACCTTTTGCTGAAGCAGTCGGTGCCCGGCGCGGAATCACGGCGGTTGCTGACGAATTCTCCTGTGATCCGGATCTGTTGCGGCTGTGGGTGGAAAAACTAGGGCAGGCCGAATCGCGAAAAATCCCGGACCCGGTTTCTTTGCTGGCTCAAGTGGCCCAGTCACCGCCACAGGAAGATATTGGCAGTGTTGTTCAGCGGTGGCAGGATGAAGTGCGGCAGGCGCTGCAATCCGAATCCTCTGTTGAAAAGTATGCTGATTTCAGCAACGGCCTGCCGGACGGCTGGTCGGTAACAGGCCCGGCCTTTGCAGGGTCACCAAGAGCGAAAGTGGCCGCCGGTGCGAATCAGCATCGTGTGGCACATGCAGGGTTCAGCTCGGGAGATCTGTCCAATCAGTTTGGAGGTCATCTGTACAGCCCCACATTCGAAATCACGCACCCGGAGATCCTGATCCGTGTTGCCGGCGAACGCGCACGGGTTCGTCTGGTGATCGAAGGTTATGTGATGTCTCACTTCAACCGACTTCTGTTCAGTGGAGTTGATCAGAAGTTCGATACCGGAGGAAAATTCCAGTGGATACGGATTGCCGGCGACACTCATCGCTATCTCGGTAATCAGGCTTACCTGGAAGTGATCGATGAAGGTGACGGCTGGTTCGTGATCGACGAAGTTCACTTTGTGGAACACCAAAACGGAGCACCACCCGCCGTTGACGTTCCTGCACCGGTTCGTCAGCTTTATCAGGCGTTACAGACTGATTCCGGGACCGATCCGATTGCAGGTGCGGTGAAGTACGCATGGCCTGACCTGTTTGCACAGAGCCTGCTGCCCGCGTCGTCGGATGAACAGTGGACTCAACTCCAGACAGCCTGGTCCGAACAGTCAACACACGCTGCTCACGCAGTACCGGTACAGGCCATCACCGATGGAACGGGGGAAGATCAATACATTTTCACTCGAGGCAGTCACCGCAATCCGGGTCCTGTGGCATCACGGTCGTTTCTGGAAGCAATTGCCGGAGAGGACCAGGCACCGATTGAATCAGGCAGCGGCCGCCGTGAACTGGTTCAACGCCTGCTGGCTGCGGACAATCCGTTTCCGGCCCGTGTGGCCGTCAACCGGATCTGGCACCATCTGTTTGGTCGGGGCATCGTGGCTTCCACCGACGATTTCGGCGTGCTGGGTCAACGTCCGAGTCATCCCGATTTACTGGATCACCTTGCCAGGCGCTTCCGGGAAAACGGATGGTCGGTCAAACAACTGATCCGACTGATTGTCTTGTCCCGTACTTACAGAATGAGCAGTCTTGGCAGCGTGGCTGCTGCGGAAAAAGATCCGACTAACCGCTGGCTGCACTGTGCGCGTGTCCGCAGACTGCAGGGTGAGGTCATTCGTGACACCATGCTGCAACTGGCAGGACGTCTGGATTTGAAGCCGTTTGGTACTTCGGTACCGGTGGCACTCACCGACTTCATGCAGGGCCGCGGAAGACCGGAAGGCGGTCCACTGGACGGATACGGGCGTCGAAGTATTTACATCTCTGTGAACCGAAATTTTTTGTCACCGTTTATGCTGGCGTTTGATACTCCGGTCCCCATGTCTGCTCGCGGTCGACGCGCAGTTTCAAACGTGCCGGCTCAGGCGCTGATCATGCTCAATGATGAATTCGCACACCAACAGGCAGCACGCTGGGCAGAACTCCTGATTGACCGCTCACCAACGGTGAATGACGCCATCGTGGGGGCGTGGCAACAGGCACTGGGACGTCAGCCGGTCAGACAGGAACTGGCTGCCATTCAAAGCTTTGCCCGGACACAGGCCGAACAACACACCGAAGTGCTGTCAGAAACAACCATTGGGAACAAGACCATGCAGGACGTGTGTCACGCGATCATGAATACCAAAGAATTCATCTATCTTCGATGATTCGCTGCGTAACAATCAATCGCTCCGAATGGTGTGACCACACGGTAAAAATGCTGTATTTCCGGAACACAGACAAAAAACGGCTACAATTCTGTATTGTCGGATCCACAATCTGCCAAGCAGGACAATTGATCGAACGTGGACGTTCTGCCCGAATCACCACGCCCTCACCAGATCTGTTTGTCCGCTGCGGTCCCCACCTTTC
It includes:
- a CDS encoding tetratricopeptide repeat protein; the protein is MIAVVDTTTLTVDVARMHRAAEKAYHSRNTKVAKRILRRCVRRNPRDGRAWELYGNVHHSTGNYPLAVAAFRRGARIVYLENSSRISLALSCANLGRTAPARRILVRLLQNDSLTANEYLQLAMGLYIVRQPHLSIHACRKALQADPECAQACYDLGYYCDKSGYPSTTVECLMRRALKLDSGNARYKIGLACLLCKADRSREAHRVVRDLGMTSIKAMTCSSCLQRLVQLYRRAKDRRRQGVCQQRLVELQLRGCGFEC
- a CDS encoding RraA family protein, which produces MTNDEALAELAKIRTPIVYDALEKFDLRPRTEGLMDTSIRSVSPSLGPLVGYAVTGKVVGELPPAEGERIVEWQQMWEYVQRAPGPKVMVSQDMDQPAARSCSWGDVAASIFLRLGAVGAITNGGVRDLPEVEQLGFKLCAPAAVVGHAHIRWIEINTPVKVGGLVVYPGDLIHADEHGVMTIPQEIPLDQLVSFIHKFLESEKTVVDYCQTTENFDINHVVQLMKEHGERTQAHM
- a CDS encoding PSD1 and planctomycete cytochrome C domain-containing protein encodes the protein MRRANNIPTDMAILIGRLLVGLLAVTATVSAEQQPITAEQQAFVQNKVIPLLQARCFECHAGTAKPKGGLVLVNRELLLKGGDSGPSIVPGKPDESLMIEAVRYEGLEMPPRSKMPEAEIGILVDWIRMGAPWPQGLQASQTPITPPVAFPLKERRDAHWSWQPIQNPQPPNVRNSTWPTDTIDRFILARLEDADLPMAGDADRQTLIRRLYIDIIGLVPTPENIRRFTDDPADDLTATATVVDRLLASPQFGERWARHWLDVVRYAETLGHEFDYPLLHAWQYRDYVIRAFNADVPWDDFTREHIAGDLLPEPRRHPVESYNESLIGTGFWFLHEAKHSPVDVEYEESVKIDNQIDVFGRAFMGLTVACARCHDHKFDAISTRDYYALYGILQSSRRRTGWLDPGNSIGRTTAELSKLRSQVDRLVATLQQQDLKSGTALRYAGAALDVFRGQAQPGEQPFAEAVGARRGITAVADEFSCDPDLLRLWVEKLGQAESRKIPDPVSLLAQVAQSPPQEDIGSVVQRWQDEVRQALQSESSVEKYADFSNGLPDGWSVTGPAFAGSPRAKVAAGANQHRVAHAGFSSGDLSNQFGGHLYSPTFEITHPEILIRVAGERARVRLVIEGYVMSHFNRLLFSGVDQKFDTGGKFQWIRIAGDTHRYLGNQAYLEVIDEGDGWFVIDEVHFVEHQNGAPPAVDVPAPVRQLYQALQTDSGTDPIAGAVKYAWPDLFAQSLLPASSDEQWTQLQTAWSEQSTHAAHAVPVQAITDGTGEDQYIFTRGSHRNPGPVASRSFLEAIAGEDQAPIESGSGRRELVQRLLAADNPFPARVAVNRIWHHLFGRGIVASTDDFGVLGQRPSHPDLLDHLARRFRENGWSVKQLIRLIVLSRTYRMSSLGSVAAAEKDPTNRWLHCARVRRLQGEVIRDTMLQLAGRLDLKPFGTSVPVALTDFMQGRGRPEGGPLDGYGRRSIYISVNRNFLSPFMLAFDTPVPMSARGRRAVSNVPAQALIMLNDEFAHQQAARWAELLIDRSPTVNDAIVGAWQQALGRQPVRQELAAIQSFARTQAEQHTEVLSETTIGNKTMQDVCHAIMNTKEFIYLR